A single region of the Rhodococcus sp. W8901 genome encodes:
- a CDS encoding ferredoxin reductase, translating to MAVRSEPSVSSTGRIRRPLLALLESMATPHAVDRYLELVDPMATVRDMRARVVSVSRPTAGSVCLELRPTRQWRGFAAGQFVQVGVVIDGVRHVRCYSPTGSQHRAGDPIRLTVKAHPGGLVSQYLYDHVEEGLVVDLAPAAGEFRLPDPRPDSVLLVSGGSGITPVLSMLRTLIDEGYSGRIAFLHYVRTVADIADRAELRAIDAAHDNVTIDLVETVPGGRFCGAHLQRVAPGFGVGTEVFVCGPDALTAAVRHLLDADGFGEQMHTERFVIGSTGPVDAAGGTVSFARSGVTVENSGASILEQAEAAGLVPEYGCRMGICFSCTALKRSGRTRNVRTGDTHDDPDQPIQLCISAPLGDVDIDI from the coding sequence ATGGCTGTGAGATCTGAACCTTCCGTGAGTTCCACCGGCCGCATACGGCGCCCGCTGCTCGCGCTGCTGGAGTCGATGGCCACCCCGCACGCCGTGGACCGCTACCTCGAACTGGTCGATCCGATGGCGACCGTGCGCGACATGCGTGCCCGCGTGGTGTCGGTGTCGCGGCCCACGGCGGGTTCGGTATGCCTCGAGTTGCGGCCCACCCGGCAGTGGCGCGGATTCGCCGCCGGACAGTTCGTGCAGGTGGGCGTCGTGATCGACGGGGTCCGCCATGTCCGTTGCTACTCGCCGACCGGTTCGCAGCACCGCGCGGGCGATCCGATCCGGCTCACCGTGAAGGCCCACCCGGGCGGGCTGGTGTCGCAATACCTGTACGACCACGTCGAGGAGGGTTTGGTCGTCGACCTGGCTCCGGCCGCCGGTGAGTTCCGGCTGCCGGACCCGCGGCCCGATTCGGTGCTGCTCGTCAGCGGCGGCAGCGGCATCACGCCGGTGCTGTCGATGCTGCGCACGCTCATCGACGAGGGTTACTCCGGCCGGATCGCGTTCCTGCACTATGTGCGGACCGTCGCCGACATCGCAGACCGCGCCGAGTTGCGCGCGATCGACGCCGCGCACGACAACGTCACGATCGACCTGGTCGAGACCGTGCCCGGCGGGCGCTTCTGCGGCGCACACCTGCAGCGGGTGGCCCCCGGTTTCGGGGTCGGCACCGAGGTGTTCGTGTGTGGACCGGACGCGCTCACGGCGGCCGTGCGCCACCTGCTCGATGCCGACGGGTTCGGTGAACAGATGCACACCGAACGGTTCGTGATCGGCTCGACCGGTCCGGTCGACGCGGCGGGTGGGACGGTGTCGTTCGCGCGCAGCGGTGTCACCGTCGAGAACTCGGGGGCGAGCATCCTCGAGCAGGCCGAGGCCGCCGGGCTGGTGCCCGAGTACGGCTGCCGGATGGGGATCTGTTTCTCGTGCACCGCGCTCAAGCGATCCGGCCGGACCCGCAACGTCCGTACCGGCGATACCCACGACGACCCGGATCAGCCGATCCAACTCTGCATCTCCGCGCCGCTCGGTGACGTCGACATCGACATCTGA
- a CDS encoding TetR family transcriptional regulator yields the protein MTEPVETRAQRKERTRQALLDRTLDLLADRSFASVSLREVARAAGIVPTAFYRHFASMDELGVVLAEDSMRVLRRMLRDARRTPSTKNATASLDILVRQVRAHEAEFRFIARERYGGVTEVRRAIATELRLFVSELTIDLSRMPGLADWDVEDLEMAADLIVQAMLAAVIDLLEVERPGSADERAVIERAEKQLRLIMLGIGSWKPTRA from the coding sequence GTGACGGAGCCGGTGGAGACGCGAGCGCAGCGCAAGGAGCGCACCCGCCAGGCACTGCTCGATCGCACGCTCGACCTCCTGGCGGACCGCAGTTTCGCGAGCGTCAGCCTGCGCGAAGTCGCGCGCGCGGCCGGGATCGTGCCGACCGCCTTCTACCGCCACTTCGCGTCGATGGACGAACTGGGCGTGGTCCTCGCCGAGGACAGCATGCGGGTGTTGCGCCGGATGCTGCGCGACGCCCGACGCACACCCAGCACCAAGAACGCGACGGCCTCGCTCGACATTCTCGTCCGCCAGGTGCGCGCGCACGAGGCGGAGTTCCGCTTCATCGCCCGCGAGCGGTACGGCGGCGTCACCGAGGTCCGGCGCGCGATCGCCACCGAACTGCGCCTGTTCGTCAGCGAACTCACGATCGACCTGTCCCGCATGCCGGGGCTCGCCGACTGGGACGTCGAGGATCTCGAGATGGCCGCCGACCTCATCGTGCAGGCGATGCTCGCCGCGGTGATCGACCTGCTCGAGGTGGAGCGTCCGGGGTCGGCCGACGAACGCGCGGTGATCGAGCGGGCCGAGAAGCAGTTGCGGCTCATCATGCTCGGCATCGGGAGCTGGAAGCCCACGCGCGCGTAG
- a CDS encoding alpha/beta fold hydrolase yields MTADARHDRVRLGDLTFDVNVTGPDDGVPIVALHGFPESAASWRPITPRLVRAGFRVIAPDQRGYSPDARPEAVEDYRFDHLVADVVGLLDAYDLDSAHLVGHDWGAAVAWQVAGRHPERIRSLTAVSVPHAAAFGWALRNDADQQRRSGYMRQFRTESNSEAVLLEENSRRLRAVFGDGNDPDLVEEHVRLLSEPGALTAAMNWYRALVHEFGDLPPVRVPTTYVWSTADPAIGPACAERCGDFVDAPYRFVVLEGGSHWIPEENADALADAILARAAQS; encoded by the coding sequence ATGACAGCCGACGCGCGCCACGACCGAGTTCGCCTGGGCGACCTGACTTTCGACGTCAACGTCACCGGCCCGGACGACGGCGTCCCGATCGTTGCGCTCCACGGCTTCCCGGAGAGCGCAGCGTCGTGGCGGCCGATCACGCCGCGACTCGTCCGCGCCGGATTCCGGGTGATCGCGCCGGATCAGCGGGGATACTCCCCCGACGCTCGCCCCGAGGCGGTCGAGGACTACCGGTTCGACCACCTCGTCGCCGACGTCGTCGGGCTGCTCGACGCGTACGACCTCGACTCGGCCCACCTGGTGGGTCACGACTGGGGTGCGGCCGTCGCGTGGCAGGTGGCGGGCCGGCACCCGGAGCGGATCCGCAGCCTCACGGCGGTGTCGGTGCCGCACGCGGCGGCCTTCGGATGGGCCCTGCGCAACGACGCCGACCAGCAGCGGCGGTCCGGCTACATGCGACAGTTCCGCACCGAGAGCAACTCCGAAGCCGTTCTGCTCGAGGAGAACTCACGGCGCCTACGGGCGGTCTTCGGCGACGGCAACGACCCCGATCTGGTCGAGGAACACGTCCGGCTGCTGTCGGAGCCGGGCGCCCTGACTGCCGCGATGAACTGGTACCGGGCGTTGGTCCACGAGTTCGGCGACCTGCCGCCGGTGCGGGTTCCCACCACGTACGTGTGGAGCACCGCGGACCCCGCCATCGGCCCGGCGTGCGCGGAGCGCTGCGGCGACTTCGTCGACGCGCCGTACCGCTTCGTCGTGCTCGAGGGCGGAAGTCACTGGATCCCTGAGGAGAACGCCGACGCACTGGCCGACGCGATCCTCGCCCGAGCTGCCCAGAGCTGA
- a CDS encoding TetR/AcrR family transcriptional regulator — MARRSDPVNGPRAAMIDSAVALIREQGVAATSFADVLAHSGAPRGSIYHHFPNGKSQLVEEATRSAAAYLGRGVARVLESGDTVSALRALVDLWRRGLEATDYAAGCPIVAAALGTERGAREVAGATFSEWCDLIAASLVGDGVAQARSASLAVLVVSALEGALVMAQAQSTSAPLDAVVDELEVFLGG, encoded by the coding sequence ATGGCGAGGCGAAGCGATCCCGTGAACGGTCCGCGCGCGGCCATGATCGACAGCGCCGTCGCACTCATCCGCGAGCAGGGTGTGGCCGCGACGTCGTTCGCCGACGTGCTCGCCCACAGCGGTGCCCCGCGCGGCTCGATCTACCACCACTTCCCGAACGGGAAGTCCCAGCTGGTGGAGGAGGCGACCCGGTCCGCCGCGGCCTACCTGGGGCGGGGCGTCGCCCGCGTTCTCGAGTCCGGTGACACCGTCTCGGCGCTGCGGGCGCTGGTGGACCTGTGGCGTCGGGGGCTCGAGGCCACCGACTACGCCGCCGGGTGTCCGATCGTCGCGGCCGCGCTCGGCACCGAACGCGGCGCGCGCGAGGTGGCGGGCGCGACGTTCTCCGAATGGTGCGACCTGATCGCCGCGTCGCTCGTCGGCGACGGCGTCGCGCAGGCGCGGTCGGCGTCGTTGGCGGTGCTCGTGGTGAGCGCGCTCGAGGGTGCGCTGGTGATGGCGCAGGCGCAGAGTACGTCGGCGCCGCTCGATGCGGTGGTGGACGAGCTCGAGGTGTTCCTCGGCGGGTGA
- a CDS encoding acyl-CoA thioesterase, which yields MTQIVAPPHPFDAAVELSAFDAGRSHGHTDPAYANMVGPFGGITAATLLRAAQQHPERLGEPLSLTVNFAGPIADGPFEVTARPTRTNRSTQHWNIELTQDGVVTTTATAVFGIRRETWTSTDITPPAVPAADAVAVQGFPDFIAWARNYEMRFVEGAIPDVADDTAGEQPDSTTTLWVRDNPPRALDFPALASLCDVFYPRVFLRLGRMLPAGTVSLTVYFHADAAMLAAQADEAVLGTARAQNFGNGYFDQSGEIWGRDGVLLATTHQLVYFKS from the coding sequence GTGACCCAGATCGTCGCACCCCCGCACCCGTTCGACGCGGCCGTCGAACTCAGCGCGTTCGACGCAGGCCGGTCACACGGTCACACCGACCCGGCCTACGCGAACATGGTGGGCCCGTTCGGCGGCATCACCGCTGCAACCCTGCTCCGCGCGGCGCAGCAGCACCCCGAGCGTCTGGGCGAGCCACTCTCCCTCACGGTGAACTTCGCCGGCCCGATCGCCGACGGCCCGTTCGAGGTCACCGCCCGCCCCACCCGCACCAACCGCTCCACCCAGCACTGGAACATCGAGCTGACCCAGGACGGCGTCGTCACCACCACCGCCACCGCGGTGTTCGGCATCCGCCGCGAGACATGGACCTCCACGGACATCACGCCACCCGCCGTTCCAGCGGCCGATGCCGTTGCGGTCCAGGGGTTCCCCGACTTCATCGCGTGGGCCCGCAACTACGAGATGCGGTTTGTCGAGGGCGCGATCCCCGACGTCGCGGACGACACCGCCGGCGAGCAGCCCGACTCGACGACGACGCTGTGGGTACGTGACAACCCGCCCCGCGCACTGGACTTCCCCGCCCTGGCATCGCTGTGCGACGTCTTCTACCCGCGCGTGTTCCTGCGTTTGGGCCGCATGCTCCCGGCAGGCACGGTGTCGCTGACCGTGTACTTCCACGCCGATGCGGCGATGCTCGCCGCGCAGGCCGACGAGGCCGTCCTCGGCACCGCCCGCGCCCAGAACTTCGGCAACGGCTACTTCGACCAGTCCGGCGAGATCTGGGGACGCGACGGCGTCCTGCTCGCCACCACCCACCAGTTGGTCTACTTCAAGTCCTGA
- a CDS encoding MFS transporter yields the protein MSTEVVGGAGIGQAATRRQVAAWGLWDWGSAAFNAVVVTFVFSVYLTDAVGDDLPGSISASTWLGWSLGIAGFFIAVLAPVSGQRFDAAGRRKRSLAVLTFLTVAAMAGMFFVVDDYHYLWLGLVLLGVGSVIFELAGVPYNAMMRQVSTPENIGRVSGFGWAMGYFGGIVLLLVCYFGFIAGDGDTRGLLGLSTDGGLNIRLVALLAAVWFLVFAIPVLLAVPEVPRTAADPGAAKAGFVESYRVLWRDLKELWAADRRTVWFLVASALFRDGLAGVFTFGAVLAVNVYGMASDSVLLFGVAANVVAALGAIVAGRFDDRIGPKVVIAGSLIAMLVVGTVLLAVSGTLMFWIFGLLLCLFVGPAQSSSRTFLARITPPGREGQLFGLYATTGRAVSFLAPTLFGFFAWWFGADRAGIVGLLVVLGIGLAALLMVRPPERDPGPRTGPNVTSVQSD from the coding sequence ATGAGCACCGAAGTGGTTGGGGGCGCCGGCATCGGGCAGGCGGCGACCCGTCGTCAGGTCGCCGCGTGGGGCTTGTGGGACTGGGGCTCGGCAGCGTTCAACGCCGTCGTCGTCACCTTCGTCTTCTCGGTCTATCTCACCGACGCCGTCGGCGACGATCTGCCCGGATCGATATCCGCGAGCACGTGGCTCGGGTGGTCGCTCGGTATCGCCGGCTTCTTCATCGCCGTCCTCGCGCCCGTGAGCGGCCAGCGGTTCGACGCCGCCGGTCGGCGCAAACGCTCCCTGGCGGTGCTGACGTTCCTCACGGTCGCCGCGATGGCGGGCATGTTCTTCGTCGTCGACGACTACCACTACCTGTGGCTGGGACTGGTGCTGCTCGGCGTCGGATCGGTGATCTTCGAACTCGCCGGCGTGCCGTACAACGCCATGATGCGGCAGGTGTCCACTCCCGAGAACATCGGCCGGGTATCCGGGTTCGGCTGGGCCATGGGCTATTTCGGCGGCATCGTGCTGCTGCTGGTCTGCTACTTCGGGTTCATCGCCGGCGACGGCGACACCCGCGGTCTCCTGGGGCTGAGCACCGACGGCGGCCTCAACATCCGGCTCGTCGCACTGCTTGCGGCGGTGTGGTTCCTCGTGTTCGCGATCCCGGTGCTGCTCGCGGTCCCCGAGGTGCCGCGCACCGCGGCCGACCCCGGTGCCGCGAAGGCGGGCTTCGTCGAGTCGTACCGGGTGCTGTGGCGCGATCTGAAGGAACTGTGGGCCGCCGACCGGCGCACCGTCTGGTTCCTCGTGGCGAGCGCGCTGTTCCGCGACGGCCTGGCCGGCGTCTTCACCTTCGGCGCGGTGCTGGCCGTCAACGTGTACGGAATGGCGTCGGACAGTGTGCTGCTCTTCGGTGTCGCCGCCAACGTCGTCGCCGCCCTCGGCGCCATCGTGGCCGGACGGTTCGACGACCGGATCGGCCCCAAGGTGGTGATCGCCGGTTCGCTGATCGCGATGCTGGTGGTCGGCACCGTGTTGCTCGCCGTCTCAGGCACGTTGATGTTCTGGATCTTCGGCCTGCTGCTGTGCCTGTTCGTCGGACCGGCGCAGTCGTCGTCGCGTACGTTCCTCGCGAGGATCACCCCGCCCGGACGCGAGGGGCAGCTGTTCGGGCTGTACGCAACCACCGGCCGCGCGGTCTCGTTCCTCGCGCCGACGCTGTTCGGCTTCTTCGCGTGGTGGTTCGGCGCCGATCGGGCCGGCATCGTCGGTCTGCTCGTGGTCCTCGGTATCGGCCTGGCGGCGCTGTTGATGGTCCGCCCGCCCGAGCGGGACCCCGGGCCGCGCACCGGGCCGAATGTCACATCGGTTCAGTCCGACTGA
- a CDS encoding sodium:solute symporter family transporter, with translation MLAGSNVVGSLISLMSNFIAGGVLISLLSPLNFIQGALVIAGGVLLYTLWSGFRASVLTDVIQLLGMLGAVAILIPIVFFAAGFPAAFETGAANLTPAQGNFFSSEAFFNQGAPYIAAVLAYAIGNQTIAQRLFAVREDLIKPTFITAAVGYGATVIGIGMFGVLALYLGIDPLDGDVNNLIPQMAGTYLPAVLVALFFLLILGALSSTADSDLAALSSIVMTDGYGHTVAVRAAADPRRMLLIGRATMVVATALAVAFASMRLNILDLLVFVGALWGALVFPVIASFYWNKVSNKAFTISTLAAVATFLPVRFGWFPTDGASGFLIDVVSVVGVGVVLALMAFGFFGLRVAKIVGAVAIVVVAPFGIGFLHDYATLSGSLVAYAVSTVVCYVMSVRNPESFDFATIKERVGDFDSEPGSTDIDDDRPSLGEAAVRD, from the coding sequence ATGCTGGCCGGATCCAACGTCGTCGGCAGCCTCATCAGCCTGATGTCGAACTTCATCGCGGGCGGCGTACTCATCTCCCTGCTGTCACCGCTCAACTTCATCCAGGGTGCGCTCGTCATCGCGGGCGGTGTGCTGCTGTACACGTTGTGGTCGGGATTCCGGGCCTCCGTGTTGACCGACGTGATCCAGTTACTGGGCATGCTCGGCGCCGTCGCCATCCTGATCCCGATCGTCTTCTTCGCCGCGGGATTCCCGGCAGCGTTCGAGACGGGTGCCGCGAATCTGACTCCCGCCCAGGGCAACTTCTTCTCGAGTGAGGCGTTCTTCAATCAGGGCGCCCCCTACATCGCCGCCGTCCTCGCCTACGCGATCGGAAACCAGACCATCGCGCAGCGACTGTTCGCGGTCCGCGAGGACCTCATCAAACCGACGTTCATCACCGCCGCGGTCGGATACGGCGCCACGGTGATCGGCATCGGCATGTTCGGCGTCCTCGCGTTGTACCTGGGCATCGATCCGCTGGACGGGGACGTCAACAACCTCATTCCGCAGATGGCGGGCACCTACCTGCCGGCGGTACTGGTCGCACTGTTCTTCCTGCTCATCCTCGGAGCCTTGTCGTCCACCGCGGACTCCGATCTGGCGGCGCTGTCGTCGATCGTCATGACCGACGGGTACGGCCACACCGTCGCCGTCCGAGCGGCCGCCGATCCACGCCGGATGCTGCTGATCGGCCGCGCCACCATGGTCGTCGCGACCGCGCTGGCCGTGGCGTTCGCGAGCATGCGACTCAACATTCTCGATCTCCTGGTGTTCGTCGGCGCCCTGTGGGGCGCGCTGGTCTTCCCGGTGATCGCGAGCTTCTACTGGAACAAGGTCTCCAACAAGGCGTTCACGATCTCGACCCTCGCCGCAGTGGCCACGTTCCTGCCGGTGCGCTTCGGTTGGTTCCCCACCGACGGGGCGAGCGGGTTCCTCATCGATGTCGTGTCCGTCGTCGGCGTCGGTGTGGTGCTCGCCCTGATGGCCTTCGGGTTCTTCGGACTCCGCGTCGCGAAGATCGTCGGCGCGGTCGCGATCGTCGTGGTCGCGCCCTTCGGCATCGGCTTCCTGCACGACTACGCCACCCTGAGCGGCTCACTCGTCGCGTACGCCGTGAGCACGGTGGTCTGTTACGTGATGTCGGTGCGCAACCCCGAATCGTTCGACTTCGCGACGATCAAGGAACGGGTCGGCGACTTCGACAGCGAGCCTGGGTCCACCGACATCGACGACGACCGTCCGTCGCTGGGGGAAGCGGCCGTCCGGGACTGA
- a CDS encoding putative transporter small subunit: protein MNTVFLTVYVLIWPIVVAATLFVITRGAVREWAAARRKGERLV, encoded by the coding sequence GTGAACACCGTGTTCCTGACCGTCTACGTCCTGATATGGCCGATCGTCGTCGCCGCGACACTGTTCGTCATCACCCGCGGCGCCGTCCGCGAGTGGGCCGCCGCCCGCAGGAAGGGCGAGCGCCTCGTCTGA
- a CDS encoding PadR family transcriptional regulator, translating to MALEHAILVSLSEQSGSGYELARRFDKSIGFFWSATHQQIYRVLKRMDDAGWVTGEAIAQDGRPDKKVYRVSSAGRAELARWIAEPTEPGHLRNELAVKIRGAAYGDMASLIAEVRRHRDEHVARLDLYRRIQDHDFPESRRRAGSVLHQYLVLRGGIRVEEGFVGWCTEVLAALESEQHPDSSSQP from the coding sequence GTGGCACTCGAACACGCGATCCTCGTCTCCCTCAGCGAGCAGTCCGGCTCCGGATACGAACTCGCGCGCCGATTCGACAAGTCGATCGGCTTCTTCTGGAGTGCCACCCACCAGCAGATCTACCGCGTACTCAAGCGGATGGACGACGCCGGCTGGGTCACGGGAGAGGCGATCGCACAGGACGGCCGCCCGGACAAGAAGGTGTACCGCGTATCCAGCGCGGGCCGGGCCGAGCTGGCCCGCTGGATCGCCGAGCCCACCGAGCCCGGCCACCTGCGCAACGAACTCGCCGTGAAGATCCGCGGCGCCGCGTACGGCGACATGGCGTCGCTCATCGCAGAGGTGCGCCGGCACCGCGACGAGCACGTCGCACGCCTGGACCTGTACCGCAGGATCCAGGACCACGACTTTCCCGAATCCCGCCGTCGCGCTGGGTCCGTCCTGCACCAGTACCTCGTCCTGCGCGGCGGCATCCGCGTCGAGGAAGGGTTCGTCGGCTGGTGCACCGAGGTGCTCGCCGCCCTCGAATCCGAACAGCATCCCGATTCTTCTTCACAGCCCTGA
- a CDS encoding NADPH-dependent 2,4-dienoyl-CoA reductase — MTSQFPHLLSPLDLGFTTLRNRVIMGSMHTGLEDRAKNTARLAEFYAERARGGVGLIVTGGYAPNRTGWLLPFGAKLTNRFEARRHRVITHAVHDEGGKIALQILHAGRYSYQPLSVSASSIKAPINPFRPRRLTSRGVRWQIRNFVRCARLARSAGYDGVEIMGGEGYLINQFLSERTNRRTDEWGGTPEKRRRMAVEIVRRTRAAVGPHFIILFRLSMADLVERGQSWDEIVALAQEVEAAGATIINTDIGWHESRVPTIVTSVPRAAFADITDKLAKHVSIPVAASNRINMPETAEEILTRGDARLISMARPMLADPMWVRKAEAGAPDEINTCIACNQACLDHAFVNKHVSCLLNPRAGRETELVLLPTRRKKTLAVVGAGPAGLSAALNLAQRGHTVTLFEARDDIGGQFGIAQRIPGKEEFAETIRYYRRQLDLAGVDVRLGTRVTAADLIASGYDEVVLATGVTPRVPNIPGVDHPKVLSYAEVVRDRKPVGRTVAVIGAGGIGVDVSEFLTHEHSPTLDLKEWKQEWGVTDPESAPGALTTPRPAPSPREVYLLQRKPGRIGAGLAKTTGWVHRAALKAKGVHELSGVNYERIDDAGLHITFGEKHERPRTLDVDTVVICAGQESVRDLVDELTVAGVTTHIIGGADVAAELDAKRAIEQGTRLAASI; from the coding sequence ATGACTTCCCAGTTCCCGCATCTGCTCTCGCCACTCGACCTCGGATTCACGACGCTGAGGAATCGCGTGATCATGGGGTCGATGCACACCGGCCTCGAGGACCGCGCGAAGAACACCGCCCGTCTGGCCGAGTTCTACGCCGAACGCGCCCGCGGCGGCGTCGGCCTCATCGTCACCGGCGGCTACGCCCCCAACCGGACGGGCTGGCTGCTGCCCTTCGGCGCGAAGCTCACCAACCGGTTCGAGGCCCGTCGGCACCGCGTCATCACCCACGCCGTCCACGACGAGGGCGGCAAGATCGCGCTGCAGATCCTGCACGCCGGCCGGTACAGCTACCAGCCGCTGAGTGTGTCCGCGTCGTCGATCAAGGCGCCCATCAACCCGTTCCGGCCGCGGCGCCTGACGAGCCGTGGCGTGCGCTGGCAGATCCGCAACTTCGTCCGCTGTGCCCGTCTGGCCCGTTCGGCCGGGTACGACGGCGTCGAGATCATGGGCGGCGAGGGCTACTTGATCAACCAGTTCCTGTCCGAGCGCACCAACCGTCGCACCGACGAGTGGGGCGGCACCCCCGAGAAGCGTCGCCGGATGGCTGTCGAGATCGTGCGCCGCACCCGCGCCGCCGTGGGCCCGCACTTCATCATCCTGTTCCGGCTGTCGATGGCCGACCTCGTCGAGCGTGGACAGAGCTGGGACGAGATCGTCGCGCTCGCACAGGAAGTCGAGGCCGCCGGCGCCACCATCATCAACACCGACATCGGCTGGCACGAGTCGCGGGTGCCGACGATCGTGACGTCGGTACCGCGCGCAGCGTTCGCCGACATCACCGACAAACTCGCGAAGCACGTGTCCATCCCGGTCGCGGCGTCCAACCGCATCAACATGCCCGAGACCGCCGAGGAGATCCTCACCCGCGGCGACGCCCGGCTGATCTCGATGGCCCGGCCGATGCTCGCCGACCCCATGTGGGTCCGCAAGGCCGAGGCCGGCGCACCCGACGAGATCAACACCTGCATCGCCTGCAACCAGGCGTGCCTCGACCACGCGTTCGTCAACAAGCACGTCTCGTGCCTGCTCAATCCGCGTGCGGGGCGCGAGACCGAGCTGGTCCTGCTGCCGACGCGACGAAAGAAGACCCTCGCGGTCGTCGGCGCCGGACCGGCCGGACTGTCGGCGGCACTCAACCTCGCGCAACGCGGCCACACCGTCACCCTGTTCGAGGCACGTGACGACATCGGCGGCCAGTTCGGTATCGCGCAGAGGATCCCCGGCAAGGAGGAGTTCGCGGAGACCATCCGCTACTACCGCCGCCAACTCGACCTCGCGGGTGTCGACGTCCGGCTCGGCACCCGCGTCACCGCCGCCGACCTGATCGCCTCCGGCTACGACGAGGTGGTCCTCGCGACCGGCGTGACCCCACGCGTCCCGAACATCCCTGGCGTCGACCACCCGAAGGTGCTGTCGTACGCCGAGGTTGTGCGGGACAGGAAGCCGGTCGGCAGGACGGTCGCGGTGATCGGCGCCGGCGGCATCGGCGTCGACGTAAGCGAGTTCCTCACCCACGAGCACTCCCCCACTCTGGACCTGAAGGAGTGGAAGCAGGAGTGGGGCGTCACCGATCCCGAGTCCGCTCCCGGTGCGCTGACGACGCCGCGGCCCGCACCGTCGCCACGCGAGGTGTACCTGCTGCAACGCAAGCCCGGACGGATCGGCGCCGGGCTCGCCAAGACCACCGGCTGGGTGCACCGCGCCGCGCTGAAGGCGAAGGGCGTGCACGAGCTGTCGGGCGTCAACTACGAGCGCATCGACGACGCCGGTCTGCACATCACGTTCGGCGAGAAGCACGAGCGTCCTCGGACGCTCGACGTGGACACCGTCGTGATCTGCGCGGGGCAGGAGTCGGTGCGCGACCTCGTCGACGAACTGACGGTCGCCGGTGTGACCACGCACATCATCGGCGGCGCCGACGTCGCCGCCGAACTCGATGCCAAACGCGCGATCGAGCAGGGCACCCGGCTGGCGGCGAGCATCTGA
- the cmrA gene encoding mycolate reductase (Catalyzes the final step in mycolic acid biosynthesis.) has protein sequence MSLPNPTPDARAVVTGASSGIGEALAAELAARGHSLILVARRGDVMEKLAAQLREKYGVEVEVRAVDLSDREGRAPLVTELSEREISILCNNAGIATFGPVSELDPSYERDQVELNSVAVHDLTLAVLPGMVARKSGAILMVGSAAGNMPIPNNATYAATKAFVNTFSESLRGELKGSGVNVTLLAPGPVRTETPDPAEASIVDKLVPDFLWISSEYVAKVSLDALAENKMRIVPGILSKGMSVAGQYSPRAVVAPIVGTFYRKLGG, from the coding sequence GTGAGCCTGCCGAACCCCACCCCAGACGCCCGCGCGGTCGTGACCGGCGCCTCCTCCGGCATCGGCGAGGCCCTCGCCGCCGAACTGGCCGCGCGCGGACACTCGCTGATCCTCGTCGCCCGCCGAGGCGACGTCATGGAGAAGCTCGCCGCCCAGCTGCGCGAGAAGTACGGCGTCGAGGTCGAGGTCCGCGCCGTGGACCTGTCCGACCGCGAGGGCCGCGCCCCGCTGGTGACCGAGCTGTCCGAGCGCGAGATCTCGATCCTGTGCAACAACGCCGGTATCGCGACGTTCGGTCCCGTGAGCGAGCTCGATCCGTCGTACGAGCGCGACCAGGTCGAGCTCAACTCCGTCGCCGTGCACGACCTCACCCTCGCGGTCCTGCCGGGCATGGTGGCGCGCAAGTCGGGCGCGATCCTGATGGTGGGCTCGGCGGCCGGCAACATGCCGATCCCCAACAACGCCACCTACGCCGCCACCAAGGCGTTCGTGAACACGTTCTCCGAGTCGCTGCGCGGCGAACTCAAGGGCAGCGGCGTCAACGTCACGCTGCTCGCGCCGGGCCCGGTGCGCACCGAGACCCCCGACCCCGCCGAGGCGTCGATCGTCGACAAGCTGGTCCCCGACTTCCTGTGGATCTCGAGCGAGTACGTCGCGAAGGTCTCGCTGGACGCGCTGGCCGAGAACAAGATGCGGATCGTGCCGGGCATCCTGAGCAAGGGCATGTCGGTGGCCGGGCAGTACAGCCCGCGCGCCGTCGTCGCCCCGATCGTCGGCACGTTCTACCGGAAACTGG